The window TCCGCCTCGACGATATACCCGAAAACCCCCTTGCCGCAGTAGAGCGGCTCCAGGCCGAATGCGTCGATAAGCGCCTTCGGTGCTTCGACCTCGACGGGCGGATCGGCCGGGAGGTCTATGGACAAAAGCCCGCTGTCTTTTCTAGCCGTGAGGTCTCCGCTCAGCGTATGAAAAACAGCCGTCTCGTTTGGGGCCATGTATCCGGCCTCCCACAGGACGTGCGCGCTCGCGAGCGTCGCGTGCCCGCAGAGCCTGACCTCCGTCGTCGGCGTGAACCACCTCAGGCGAAACCCGCCGTCTTCCTTATATAGAAACGCCGTCTCCGAAAGGTTCATCTCCGCCGCGACCCCCTGCATCCACCCCTCGTCCGCCGGCGAGGTCATAATGCACACGGCCGCCGGGTTCCCCGAAAACGGCTTGTCGGTAAAGGCGTCTACGTGATATATATCGAGATTCATCTTCCATGCACCTCGGGGCTGAATTCGGCCTCGTTCCCCGGCCCGGCCGCATCGCCGGGAAATCCGGCCTTCTCTCGTGCGATTGCCGCTTTTTACGCCCGTTATCTTGGGGTTTTCGCCGGTATAACGTAAGCTTATAAATGTAAGCATACACGAAGAGCCGAATTGGAAAACATTTGACAATTCGGATTATTTCTTTATTTTAATAGGGCTCTCGCAATTAAAGCCCTACGCGGAAGCGAACGCTGTGCCGCCTGGATCCTGATTTTCGGGACCGGGACGGAGGAGAATTTGAAAAGAGACAGCCGGGACGGAACGATGTCCGTACCCCACAATAAAATGACTACTACGAAAGCCGGTGGAGACGTTTTTCGCTCTCTGTCCGGCTTTTTTTGTTTCAGGCGGGGATCATGAAGAAAAAAACGGTTCCGATGTTCAGGCGGATGAAGGAAGACGGCGTCAAGATCGTGATGGTAACGGCCTACGACGCATCTACCGCACGCATGCTCGACGAGGCCGG is drawn from Thermodesulfobacteriota bacterium and contains these coding sequences:
- a CDS encoding PhzF family phenazine biosynthesis protein, which encodes MNLDIYHVDAFTDKPFSGNPAAVCIMTSPADEGWMQGVAAEMNLSETAFLYKEDGGFRLRWFTPTTEVRLCGHATLASAHVLWEAGYMAPNETAVFHTLSGDLTARKDSGLLSIDLPADPPVEVEAPKALIDAFGLEPLYCGKGVFGYIVEAESEDVVRNLAPDFVLLRTIPVTGMMVTSAASSPGYDYVARAFAPGSGIDEDPVTGAAHCCMGVYWTKKLGRPELRAYQASPRGGVVNVRIEGERAILTGAAVTVLKGQLYV